One Arthrobacter sp. StoSoilB19 DNA window includes the following coding sequences:
- the rpmH gene encoding 50S ribosomal protein L34, which translates to MSKRTFQPNNRRRAKKHGFRLRMRTRAGRAILAARRGKGRTELSA; encoded by the coding sequence GTGAGCAAGCGGACTTTTCAGCCGAATAACCGCCGTCGAGCCAAGAAGCACGGCTTCCGCCTTCGTATGCGTACCCGTGCCGGCCGTGCCATCCTGGCAGCCCGTCGTGGCAAGGGCCGCACCGAACTGTCGGCCTAG
- the rnpA gene encoding ribonuclease P protein component: MLAARNRLRTSTDFSTTVRSGVRNGRRNVVLYAAAIAADEPSRIGFIVSKGVGNAVVRNLVKRRLREAAAASLREHGTGLAIVVRALPASASASWDQLLSDYNAALESTLNRLAGRPPRAAATGSAGTTQEGTTRV, encoded by the coding sequence GTGCTGGCCGCCCGCAACCGCTTGAGGACCTCAACCGATTTTTCAACAACCGTACGTTCCGGTGTCCGCAATGGGCGCCGGAACGTAGTGTTATATGCGGCAGCCATTGCTGCCGACGAACCCAGCCGGATCGGGTTCATTGTTTCCAAGGGTGTAGGGAACGCTGTGGTCAGGAACCTCGTTAAGAGGAGACTGAGAGAAGCAGCTGCTGCCTCGTTGCGAGAGCACGGTACAGGACTGGCTATTGTGGTGCGGGCGCTTCCGGCGTCCGCGTCCGCCAGTTGGGACCAGCTGCTGTCGGACTACAACGCTGCATTGGAATCCACGCTGAACCGGCTGGCTGGCCGCCCTCCACGGGCTGCCGCGACAGGTTCGGCCGGTACAACACAGGAGGGGACAACGCGTGTCTAA
- the yidD gene encoding membrane protein insertion efficiency factor YidD: MSNATAVVARFRNVPAAVGKFLWNLPRNVLILLLMAYRKVVSPLYGPVCRFFPSCSAYALEAVTVHGAVKGSWLAVRRLGHCHPWNAGGVDHVPAGHREWPAGQTPTIVVLNNPDRYLVARTDEEGRSAA, translated from the coding sequence GTGTCTAACGCCACCGCCGTCGTCGCCCGTTTCCGCAACGTGCCTGCCGCCGTCGGCAAGTTCCTCTGGAACCTGCCCCGCAACGTCCTCATTCTTCTGCTGATGGCCTACCGCAAGGTGGTTTCTCCCTTGTACGGGCCGGTCTGCCGATTCTTCCCTTCCTGCTCGGCCTACGCCCTTGAAGCGGTCACTGTCCATGGCGCCGTCAAGGGGAGCTGGCTCGCGGTCCGGCGCCTTGGCCACTGCCATCCATGGAATGCCGGCGGAGTGGACCACGTCCCCGCCGGCCACAGGGAATGGCCCGCAGGCCAGACCCCCACAATTGTTGTGCTGAACAATCCGGACAGGTACCTGGTTGCTCGGACTGATGAAGAAGGCCGCAGTGCGGCCTGA